TTTAGATTAATGGTGCGATGGTCAGAATGTTGCTTCCACGGATTACAACAGTGCCCAGGTTTCTGCCCCTTTCACCATTTATAAATTCTGTTGCCTGATCCATCTGAATGTTTAAGTGCTCATCGACAGCGACAAGCTTTCCCTGAAGTTTTTTGCCCTCGTCTTTGATTTCAACTGTAATTTTTGAGTCAACAAGAGCTGATACTTTTTTTATCGGCAGAACAATGCTATTAACCATCGTCATTTATATGGTTTGTAATGTAATTAATTATTTCCCTTATTATTTTAAAGTCCGTTCTAAGTAGTTTTTGTCAGTTACAAATCCGGCAGGAAAATGTATCTGTTAAAACTATTGCGTAAAATAGTATTGGCGTTTGCTGTAATCTATAATTCGTATGCTTATTATATACTGGCAGTTTTGATATAGATTGTTTAACAAATCTGACTTTGGGATGTTTTTCATGCGTAAAAGAATTGATATTATATATCCGGCGATAATAATTTTTGCACTGGTCTTTGCAGTATTTTCTGCCGGATGCACAGGTAATACAGATTTTGAAACTCCTCTGCCTGAAAAAATTGAAGATACAACTCTTTCCAAAACGGACATTTTTGTCTTTGATGATGCTCAACTAAAATTTGTATATGCAAATGGAGTCAAAATAGGTTACAAACAGGCAGGAAAAGGAGATTCTCTTGTAATGGTTATGGGATATGCGGCGACGATGGATGCGTGGAGCCCTTATCTTCTAAATTCCCTTGCCGAAAATTACAGCGTTGTAATCTTTGACAACAGAGGAACAGGCTATACTGAACCCGGGGGGATTTCGCCTGAAAACATGACATATGAGATTTATGCTGACGACACTGCCGCACTTATGGATGCTTTGGGGATAAAAAAAGCATATCTTATGGGATGGTCGATGGGAACCGCTGTTTCACAGGAGATTATTTTAAAGTACCCGGAAAAGGTTGAAAAAGCCGTATTGTATGCACCTTATTCTGGTGTTTCATCTTCGGATGAAAAGCATCTGAGGGAATATCTGCGTCAGGTGGCTTATGGAGAGGTAAATAAAACAACTGTTATTGAAAATATGTTTCCAAAGACCTGGCTTTCATGCCACAATCCAGATGAATATCTGCCTGTTTCGTCTGAAACACTAAGTGAAAATGGAATTTTAGCCGCGTATAACGCAGGGCTTAACTGGAACGGTTCATATGAGAGGCTTAATCATATAGATATTCCTGTGATTTTAATTGTCGGAACAGAAGATGTTCTAACACCTCCTGAGTTTTCAAAAGCAATGGCAGGGGAGATTGACGGTGCATGGACAGCAGAATTTAAAGGCGCAGGCCATGGTCTGATGTACCAGAATCCTCAGGGCCTTTCTAAGACTGTAAAACTTTTTTTGGACATTGATGAGGATATAAGCTGTTGCTGAATGAAATCTGATACTAATTTTTAATTTTTGAGAGAACTACAACCAAAATATTTTTGTAATACTTTTTCTTTTTTTTTGGATGAACAATTCAACCTGCAAAACAAATACCTATACAACAAATACCTGCACAAATTAACGAAGACAGTTTTTTTAAAAAGCGAAATAATTTCAGGACAGTACATAACAGAACTGGAACAAAAACGCAATAAACTTAGGATGATAAAAGAAGGAATGATGCAGGAGCTTTTGACAGGGAGGATACGGCTTGTATGAATTCATCGGTTCTGGTTGTGCAAAGGGAAAAAGATATACAAAACAGGGTTGTCGCACTCTTTCGTGACAAACCTGATTATGAATGTCCTTTGCATGCTGTCATGAGAAGGGGGGGTTTTAGTTGAAACCGGTCCGCCTCTTCATCAGCAGTGTTCAGAAAGAATTCGCTGAGGAAAGAGAGGCTCTTCGTGATTACCTCACGGGTGATACACTGATGAGGCGTTTCTTTGAGGTATTTCTCTTTGAGGATGTGCCGGCCGCCGACCGCAGCCCTGATGATATGTACCTTAAAGAAGTGGAAAACTGTGACATTTACATCGGGCTTTTTGGCAGCAGTTATGGCTCCGTGGACGATAGCGGCAGATCGCCGACAGAAAAGGAGTTTGATTATGCAACCTCTCTTGGGAAATACAGGCTTATCTATGTCAAAGGAACAGATGATAAAGACCGCCATCCTAAGATGCAGGCACTCATTGACAGAGTTAAATCAGATCTGATAAGAAAAAGATTCAACACGGCATCAGAACTTAGGACAGGACTCTACGCAGCACTCATCGACTACCTTGCCGATAAACAGCTCATAAGATCCGGCCCGTTTGATGCAGCACCCTGTATGAAAGCCGGATTTTCAGACCTTGATCCCGAACGGATGAGATGGTTTGTCCGTACCGCAGGAAAATCCCGGCATTTTCCGCTTACTGAAGATGTCGATGCTCATGAACTGCTTGAACACCTAAACCTTCTCGATGACGGGCGGCTGACAAATGCAGCAGTACTTCTCTTCGCAAAAAATCCCCAGCGTTACCTGATATCATCGGAAGTCAAATGTGCACACTTCCATGGTACAGAAGTAAGAAAACCCATTCCCTCGTACCAGGTGTACAAGGGTACTGTCTTTGAACTGGTAGATCAGGCAATTGATTTCGTCATGAGCAAGATAGCACTCTCTGTCGGCACCCGCAATTTTGGCCCGCAGGCACCCGTGAAATATGAAATCCCGCGGGAAGTTGTCGCAGAAGCGATTGTCAATGCAGTCGTCCACCGCGATTATACAAGCAACGGCAGTGTTCAGGTGATGCTCTTTGCCGACCGGCTGGAGATCTGGAATCCCGGTTCTCTGCCGCCTTCGCTGACACTGGACAAGCTAAGGGTCGCACACGCCTCTGTTCCCTTCAATCCGCTCCTGGCTGAACCGATGTACCTGACACGTTACATCGAAAAAGTGGGTACAGGGACGAGAGATATTATCAGGTGGTGTGAGGAGGCAGGTCTTCCTGAACCTGAATTTGCCGTAACCGATGGTTTCCTGACAACTATCCGCAGGTTTCAGGAAGAAACCAGGGAAGAAACTAGGGAAGAAACTAGGGAAGAAACTAGGGAAGAAACCAGGGAAGAAACCAGGGAAGAAACCAGGGAAGAAACCAAAGATAAAATTCTCTCATTTATTGAGGCAGATCCATACATCAGCATGAACGAACTGGCCGTAAAGGTTGGTATTACACCAAAGGGTATAGAGTGGCAGATCAGAAAACTAAAGCAGGCAGGCAGGCTTGAGAGGATCGGGCCGAACAAAGGCGGATACTGGAAGATAACCGGTGGTAAGGATGAGTAATATAGGAGAACTTGAGATTGTAACTCAGAAAAGGGTTATCAAATTATTCAAAAACACCCTCAAATATGAGTATCTCGGCAACTGGGAAGAGAGGGAGGATAATAAAAACATCGAAGAAGAACTACTCCGCTGCTATCTTAAGAAAACAGATCAATATGCCAGAGGGGAATATGACGATGAACTCATCAATAAAGCTGTTTTTGAATTATAGTCAGGAACCAAACATATATTACAATAAACCCCAATACTAAGTATGCCCTGGTCTGAACAAATACCGATAGAGAAACATATGGCCTTAGATGAATTAAAATTAAAAATTAAAACTCTGGAAAAGGATGTCAAGATTCTTAAAAGGCTTTATTTTGTGAAATATCGATATGAAGGAACGAGTGTGGAAGAGTCCGCACAAAGAGTAGGAATTTCTAAGAACGAGGGATATATCTGGCAACGCAGGTGGAATATGGACGGATATGATGGAATTATTCCAAAATATGCAGGAGGAAGGCCGATGAAACTCTCTCCCGAAGATTTCACTCAGCTAAAGGAGCTAATAAATCAAAAATCTACATGGACGACTGATGAAGTCTGTAAGCTAATATACGATGAATTTGGGGTGGAATATACTCTTAAACAAATTCGGATTATTATGAAGAAAAAATTTAAGATGAAATATGGGAAACCATTCACTCTTGATTATCGACGGCCTGATGATGCCGAATCTACCCTAAAAAAAACTTACCTGAAATAAATCAGGGCATGGTTATTGGTTTTCTGGATGAAAAATCTCCACAAACCACGGCAAATACTCAGAGATTGTGGTCTTGCGGTCACCCAACACTAATTAAAAACACCACGAAATTTCGGGCAAATACTTTTGGATTTTATTCAATTAATGGAGTATCTACTCTCGAATTTCACGAACATTCTAAAAAGGAAGATGTTTGTAAGTTCCTTCAGACCATCAGGGAAATGAATCCTGGAAATGATATTGTTATAATTCTCGATAATTTTCGTTCTCACCATGCAAATATAACCTGGCAATACGCAGAAAAAATTAATATTAAACTTGTATATTTGCCCCTGTATTCTCCAGATCTAAATCCGATAGAATACATCT
The genomic region above belongs to Methanomicrobium antiquum and contains:
- a CDS encoding LSM domain-containing protein, whose translation is MVNSIVLPIKKVSALVDSKITVEIKDEGKKLQGKLVAVDEHLNIQMDQATEFINGERGRNLGTVVIRGSNILTIAPLI
- a CDS encoding alpha/beta fold hydrolase produces the protein MRKRIDIIYPAIIIFALVFAVFSAGCTGNTDFETPLPEKIEDTTLSKTDIFVFDDAQLKFVYANGVKIGYKQAGKGDSLVMVMGYAATMDAWSPYLLNSLAENYSVVIFDNRGTGYTEPGGISPENMTYEIYADDTAALMDALGIKKAYLMGWSMGTAVSQEIILKYPEKVEKAVLYAPYSGVSSSDEKHLREYLRQVAYGEVNKTTVIENMFPKTWLSCHNPDEYLPVSSETLSENGILAAYNAGLNWNGSYERLNHIDIPVILIVGTEDVLTPPEFSKAMAGEIDGAWTAEFKGAGHGLMYQNPQGLSKTVKLFLDIDEDISCC
- a CDS encoding DUF4062 domain-containing protein, which translates into the protein MKPVRLFISSVQKEFAEEREALRDYLTGDTLMRRFFEVFLFEDVPAADRSPDDMYLKEVENCDIYIGLFGSSYGSVDDSGRSPTEKEFDYATSLGKYRLIYVKGTDDKDRHPKMQALIDRVKSDLIRKRFNTASELRTGLYAALIDYLADKQLIRSGPFDAAPCMKAGFSDLDPERMRWFVRTAGKSRHFPLTEDVDAHELLEHLNLLDDGRLTNAAVLLFAKNPQRYLISSEVKCAHFHGTEVRKPIPSYQVYKGTVFELVDQAIDFVMSKIALSVGTRNFGPQAPVKYEIPREVVAEAIVNAVVHRDYTSNGSVQVMLFADRLEIWNPGSLPPSLTLDKLRVAHASVPFNPLLAEPMYLTRYIEKVGTGTRDIIRWCEEAGLPEPEFAVTDGFLTTIRRFQEETREETREETREETREETREETREETREETKDKILSFIEADPYISMNELAVKVGITPKGIEWQIRKLKQAGRLERIGPNKGGYWKITGGKDE